One segment of Solanum stenotomum isolate F172 chromosome 1, ASM1918654v1, whole genome shotgun sequence DNA contains the following:
- the LOC125853539 gene encoding phosphoglycerate mutase-like protein AT74 has protein sequence MSLVKIQTNTHLPKRIILVRHGECSANADINVYGTTPNHKIELTEKGIEQAKQTGIRIKKLISENDNNWKVFFYVSPAERTRKTLREIGGSFPKRRVMGVKEEYRLRELNFGNYHDPASIAKIKKERVTYGRFYYRVPGGETGAEVYDRISSYIECLRRDIEMKKFVCHDPCQETNIIIVTHGLSSRIFLMKWFDWTIEQFEDLNRMKTSEFQVLQLGHGGEYSLAFHHDDKKLHEWGLYPDMIEDQKCKAYGPTGVKWQGTCDSYPFMDCFAEDSDDENTII, from the exons ATGTCTCTCGTCAAAATTCAAACCAACACTCATTTGCCCAAACGCATAATCCTGGTCCGTCACGGCGAGTGTTCAGCAAACGCCGACATCAATGTGTACGGAACAACTCCAAATCACAAAATTGAACTGACGGAGAAAGGGATTGAGCAGGCCAAGCAAACTGGAATCCGAATTAAGAAACTGATTTCTGAAAATGATAACAATTGGAaggttttcttctatgtttcGCCTGCAGAGCGAACGAGAAAGACGTTGAGAGAGATCGGCGGATCGTTCCCAAAGAGGAGAGTGATGGGTGTGAAGGAAGAGTATAGGCTGAGAGAATTGAATTTTGGAAACTATCATGACCCTGCAAGTATAGCAAAGATTAAGAAGGAACGAGTAACGTATGGGAGGTTTTATTATAGAGTACCTGGTGGTGAAACTGGAGCTGAAGTTTATGATCGTATATCAA GTTATATTGAATGCTTGAGGAGGGACATAGAAATGAAGAAATTCGTCTGTCATGATCCTTGTCAAGAAACCAACATCATCATCGTTACCCATGGACTATCCAGTCGGATCTTCCTCATGAAATGGTTCGACTGGACGATTGAGCAATTTGAGGATCTCAACAGGATGAAAACTAGTGAATTTCAAGTGTTGCAATTAGGGCATGGCGGGGAATACAGCCTAGCTTTTCATCACGATGACAAAAAACTTCACGAATGGGGACTATATCCTGATATGATAGAGGATCAAAAATGTAAAGCTTATGGTCCTACAGGAGTTAAATGGCAGGGAACTTGTGATTCCTATCCTTTCATGGATTGTTTTGCAGAAGATTCTGATGATGAGAATACTATTATCTAA
- the LOC125853252 gene encoding phosphoglycerate mutase-like protein AT74H: MINGTAESTDVPTQKYHLPKRIILVRHGESQGNKDDAAYSVTPDYKIPLTAQGIEQAKQAGSRILDVVSGHGSSENWKVYFYVSPYVRTRSTLREIGRAFPKNRMLGVREECRVREQDFGNFQVAERMKVIKETRERFGRFFYRFPEGESAADVYDRVSHFLETLWRDVDMNRHHHNPNEELNLVIVSHGLASRVFLMKWFKWTVEQFEYLNNLGNCEFRVMELGAGGEYSLAVHHTDEEMLEWGMSPEMIADQKRRANANRGTLNDHCPWYLDAFFDHLADSNDKDDEDVKSNNSYLPLA, encoded by the exons ATGATAAACGGCACAGCTGAAAGCACTGATGTTCCAACACAAAAGTACCACCTACCAAAGCGTATAATCTTGGTCCGTCACGGCGAGAGCCAAGGGAACAAGGACGACGCAGCATACAGCGTAACCCCAGATTACAAAATCCCTTTGACGGCTCAAGGGATTGAACAAGCAAAACAAGCTGGCTCCCGGATTCTTGATGTTGTTTCCGGCCATGGGTCGTCTGAGAACTGGAAGGTTTACTTCTATGTCTCTCCTTACGTGCGCACGCGGTCCACGCTCCGGGAGATCGGCCGGGCATTCCCGAAGAATAGGATGCTTGGGGTTAGAGAAGAGTGCAGAGTTAGAGAACAAGATTTTGGGAATTTTCAAGTCGCTGAGCGTATGAAAGTAATTAAAGAAACTCGGGAGAGATTTGGGAGATTTTTCTATCGGTTTCCAGAAGGCGAATCAGCTGCTGATGTTTATGATCGAGTTTCCC ATTTCCTTGAAACTCTATGGAGGGATGTTGATATGAACAGGCACCATCACAATCCTAATGAGGAGTTGAATCTTGTAATTGTATCCCATGGTCTAGCTAGTCGAGTTTTTCTAATGAAGTGGTTCAAGTGGACAGTGGAACAATTCGAGTACCTAAACAATCTAGGGAATTGTGAGTTTCGAGTTATGGAATTAGGGGCGGGTGGTGAATATAGCCTAGCAGTCCATCATACTGATGAAGAGATGCTAGAATGGGGTATGTCCCCTGAGATGATCGCTGACCAAAAAAGGCGAGCTAATGCTAACAGGGGTACTTTGAATGATCATTGCCCTTGGTACCTTGATGCTTTCTTTGACCATTTAGCGGATTCAAATGACAAAGATGATGAAGATGTGAAGTCAAACAACTCGTATCTCCCCTTAGCATGA